A genomic region of Candidatus Pseudomonas phytovorans contains the following coding sequences:
- a CDS encoding putative quinol monooxygenase, giving the protein MAKLYGVAVTHSQPGKEAELQKALLGLVEYAKTEPGFVKYDLHVSEENPGVFLFYEIWDDQKSLDLHANTDNMKAFGEKYGHLIKSTSFAKYKLL; this is encoded by the coding sequence ATGGCAAAACTGTATGGTGTCGCTGTCACTCACTCTCAGCCGGGTAAAGAAGCCGAGCTCCAGAAGGCACTCCTGGGGTTGGTTGAGTACGCTAAAACCGAACCGGGTTTTGTGAAGTATGACCTTCACGTTTCCGAAGAAAATCCAGGCGTGTTTCTCTTCTATGAAATCTGGGATGATCAGAAGTCCCTGGATCTGCATGCTAACACCGATAACATGAAAGCGTTTGGTGAGAAGTATGGTCATTTGATCAAGTCCACCTCGTTCGCCAAGTACAAACTGCTGTAA
- a CDS encoding LamB/YcsF family protein, with amino-acid sequence MVRIDLNSDLGESFGPWAMGDDASMLDIVTSANIACGFHAGDPAGILSVLREAVSRGVTIGAHVGYRDLVGFGRRIMEPSSSELIGDVIYQIGALEGLAKAAGTTISYVKPHGALYNTIAKDRRQGADVIAAIKAVDPELTLLVLAGAPIVDQAREAGLRVVCEAFADRAYNRDGSLVNRRITGAVLHDPELITQRMLRLVHEGVVEAVDGSLVKLQADSICVHGDNPAAVSTAKALREAFEANNVLLRSFAVASEG; translated from the coding sequence ATGGTTAGAATCGATCTCAATAGCGACCTTGGCGAAAGCTTTGGCCCGTGGGCTATGGGCGACGATGCGTCAATGTTGGACATTGTCACCAGCGCGAACATCGCCTGCGGTTTCCACGCGGGTGATCCTGCGGGAATTCTTTCGGTGCTCAGAGAAGCTGTGAGTCGGGGCGTCACCATTGGAGCTCACGTTGGCTATCGAGACCTTGTGGGCTTTGGTCGCCGGATAATGGAGCCGTCCAGTTCCGAGTTGATAGGGGATGTCATCTATCAGATTGGCGCTTTGGAGGGGCTGGCCAAGGCTGCAGGTACGACCATCAGTTATGTGAAACCCCATGGGGCTCTTTACAACACGATCGCTAAAGACCGTCGTCAAGGCGCAGATGTGATTGCGGCCATCAAGGCGGTAGATCCGGAGCTGACATTGCTTGTCCTGGCTGGTGCTCCGATCGTTGATCAAGCGCGCGAAGCTGGACTACGTGTTGTCTGTGAGGCCTTTGCCGATCGTGCTTACAACCGAGACGGATCGCTGGTCAACCGTCGCATTACTGGTGCAGTGCTCCATGATCCTGAACTGATTACTCAGCGGATGCTGCGCTTGGTTCATGAGGGTGTAGTCGAGGCTGTGGACGGCAGCTTGGTGAAGTTGCAGGCTGATTCGATCTGTGTGCATGGGGACAACCCCGCCGCAGTGTCTACGGCCAAAGCTTTGCGAGAAGCTTTCGAAGCAAATAATGTCCTGCTGCGTAGTTTTGCAGTTGCGAGCGAGGGTTAA
- a CDS encoding heme-binding protein: MIIKHELAMAALQAGIKRAKELDQRSCLSIVDAGGHLVGFIRVEDAAFGTIEVATNKAYTAAALRKSTDTWMAITQPGQELYGLERSCARPFVVFGGGLPVTINGEVVGGVGVSGGPEDADVQIAQAMVDVLQAQ; this comes from the coding sequence ATGATTATCAAACACGAACTCGCCATGGCAGCTTTGCAGGCCGGTATCAAACGCGCTAAGGAACTGGATCAACGTTCGTGCTTGTCGATCGTTGACGCGGGTGGTCACCTGGTCGGTTTCATTCGCGTTGAGGATGCTGCGTTCGGCACGATCGAAGTCGCTACCAACAAGGCCTACACCGCCGCTGCCTTGCGTAAGTCGACTGATACCTGGATGGCGATCACTCAGCCAGGGCAAGAGCTCTACGGGCTTGAGCGCTCCTGCGCGCGCCCCTTCGTGGTGTTTGGTGGTGGTCTACCAGTGACCATCAACGGAGAAGTGGTAGGGGGTGTTGGTGTTTCTGGTGGCCCAGAGGACGCCGACGTCCAAATCGCCCAAGCGATGGTTGATGTGCTGCAGGCTCAGTAA
- a CDS encoding Gfo/Idh/MocA family oxidoreductase: MKKYNVALIGTGFMGKAHSIATAVVPILFGAPVEIERKVVVDIDEELAQNAAKQYGFTEYATDWRDVVNRPDIDIIDICTPNDTHAEIAIAAALAGKHVMCEKPMSMTVEEAQRMQEAARETGVVTMVSYNYRHTPAVQMAKRLIEEGRIGDILNFRGYYLQDWGADPELPLSWRFNKAKAGSGTLGDIGTHVIDAARLLVGEFASVNSIVKTFIAERPLPAGRFFGPAGQASSERGKVDVDDAALTMIKFANGVYGTIEVTRNAWGHHNQLGFEIYGTKGSIAFDYQRLNELRVAFADDPKDAFGFRTIYSGPHQPFGDKLWPVAGMGQGYIDIKSIEWYNFLKAIAENGKASPNFDDGLQIERIADAILTSGVSGEWENIEQPA; the protein is encoded by the coding sequence GTGAAAAAATATAATGTCGCACTGATCGGCACTGGCTTCATGGGTAAAGCCCATTCCATCGCTACTGCAGTAGTTCCAATCCTGTTCGGTGCCCCGGTCGAAATCGAGCGCAAAGTGGTCGTTGATATCGACGAAGAACTGGCTCAGAACGCTGCTAAGCAATATGGCTTCACCGAGTACGCCACTGACTGGCGTGACGTGGTGAACCGTCCAGACATCGACATCATCGATATCTGTACCCCGAACGATACCCATGCTGAGATTGCAATCGCCGCAGCTCTGGCTGGTAAGCACGTAATGTGCGAAAAACCGATGTCCATGACCGTTGAGGAAGCTCAGCGCATGCAGGAAGCCGCCCGGGAAACCGGCGTCGTTACCATGGTTTCCTACAACTATCGTCACACCCCAGCTGTTCAGATGGCTAAGCGTCTGATTGAAGAAGGTCGCATCGGTGACATCCTGAACTTCCGTGGCTACTACCTGCAAGACTGGGGCGCTGATCCTGAGCTGCCGCTGTCCTGGCGCTTCAACAAGGCCAAAGCTGGTTCGGGTACCCTGGGTGATATCGGTACTCATGTCATCGACGCTGCTCGCCTGCTGGTTGGTGAATTCGCTTCGGTTAACTCGATCGTGAAAACCTTCATTGCAGAGCGTCCTCTTCCAGCTGGTCGCTTCTTCGGCCCTGCTGGTCAGGCTTCGAGCGAGCGTGGCAAGGTTGATGTGGATGATGCTGCACTCACCATGATCAAGTTCGCAAACGGTGTATACGGCACTATCGAGGTGACTCGAAATGCGTGGGGCCACCACAACCAACTTGGCTTCGAAATCTACGGCACCAAAGGTTCGATCGCCTTCGACTATCAGCGCCTCAACGAACTGCGCGTTGCTTTCGCAGATGATCCTAAGGATGCTTTCGGTTTCCGCACCATTTACTCGGGCCCTCACCAGCCGTTCGGTGACAAGCTCTGGCCAGTTGCCGGTATGGGCCAAGGCTACATCGATATCAAATCGATCGAGTGGTACAACTTCCTGAAAGCCATTGCTGAGAACGGCAAAGCTTCGCCGAACTTCGATGACGGTCTGCAGATCGAGCGCATCGCAGACGCCATTCTGACCTCGGGTGTCAGTGGCGAGTGGGAGAACATCGAGCAGCCTGCTTGA
- a CDS encoding SDR family NAD(P)-dependent oxidoreductase: MTDRLAGKLVLLTGGVANIGLAILESFVQEGAKVAIVDIDSERGSKVEQRFPKAVKFFRADLSSETDIRAVVGKAAEWMGGLNTLCLNAGIQLSGNVSEFATEAWDKVFDINVRANFIFVQEALPHLQKAKKSSVVMMSSLAGKRGAPGLTCYSSSKAAVIGMATTMAIELAKDGVRVNAVCPGWIDTPFNGPVIDYIGGKEKQEALIKSLIPLGRQATADEVAPLFVFLASDESSYVTAQAINVCGGVYS, translated from the coding sequence ATGACCGATCGTTTGGCGGGTAAGCTCGTCCTGTTAACAGGTGGCGTAGCTAATATCGGTTTGGCAATTTTGGAGTCCTTCGTTCAGGAAGGTGCAAAAGTTGCGATTGTTGATATTGATTCTGAGCGTGGTTCCAAAGTTGAACAGCGCTTCCCCAAGGCAGTAAAGTTTTTCCGTGCAGACTTGAGTAGCGAAACCGATATTCGTGCCGTAGTGGGTAAAGCGGCTGAGTGGATGGGCGGCCTCAATACGCTGTGCTTGAACGCAGGTATTCAGCTTTCGGGTAATGTTTCGGAATTTGCTACCGAAGCTTGGGATAAGGTTTTTGATATCAACGTACGGGCAAATTTCATTTTTGTTCAAGAAGCGTTGCCACATCTGCAAAAAGCCAAAAAGTCGTCGGTCGTCATGATGTCGTCCTTGGCTGGTAAGCGTGGTGCCCCCGGCCTCACTTGCTATTCGTCTTCCAAAGCTGCCGTAATTGGCATGGCCACTACCATGGCGATTGAGCTCGCCAAAGATGGCGTTCGCGTAAACGCCGTTTGCCCAGGATGGATTGATACCCCGTTCAATGGCCCTGTCATCGACTATATCGGCGGCAAAGAGAAACAAGAGGCGCTGATCAAATCCCTGATCCCGCTGGGGCGTCAAGCCACCGCTGATGAGGTGGCTCCGCTGTTCGTATTCCTGGCCTCTGACGAGTCTTCCTATGTAACTGCCCAGGCAATCAATGTCTGCGGCGGTGTTTACAGCTAA
- a CDS encoding alpha-ketoacid dehydrogenase subunit beta, protein MAKISFRQALNDALRLEMQRDPRVIMMGEDLTGGAGGNGVKDAWGGAFGVTRGLLGEFGPDRIRDTPISETAFIGAAAGAALTGMRPIAELMFVDFAGVCLDQIVNQIAKFRYMFGGHARSPLVIRATYGAGTRSAAQHTQAFYPIFTHVPGLKVVIPSNPYDAKGLLLQAIRDDDPVIFLENKMLYDTMGEVPDGAYTVPFGEARVVRDGKDVMIVAIGRMVHIAEEAARKLQSEGISACVIDPRTTSPLDEDTLMDFAEEIGRVVIVDEANPRCGIAADISALLADKCFDSLKAPIKMVTAPHTPVPYAPNLEDAYVPNAEAVIRAVKSIVKR, encoded by the coding sequence ATGGCTAAAATTTCTTTCCGTCAGGCGCTCAACGATGCTTTGCGCCTGGAAATGCAGCGTGATCCACGCGTAATCATGATGGGCGAAGACCTCACAGGTGGCGCCGGTGGTAACGGCGTTAAGGATGCTTGGGGTGGCGCGTTCGGTGTGACTCGCGGGCTGCTGGGCGAGTTCGGCCCAGATCGCATTCGCGATACCCCTATCAGTGAGACTGCCTTTATCGGTGCTGCAGCTGGTGCTGCGCTGACTGGTATGCGCCCGATCGCCGAGCTGATGTTTGTAGACTTCGCTGGTGTGTGTCTCGACCAAATCGTCAACCAGATCGCGAAGTTCCGCTACATGTTTGGTGGGCATGCTCGTTCGCCGCTTGTGATCCGTGCTACCTACGGGGCTGGTACCCGTTCTGCAGCCCAGCATACCCAAGCGTTCTATCCGATCTTCACTCATGTGCCAGGTTTGAAGGTGGTCATTCCATCTAACCCTTACGATGCAAAAGGGTTGCTGCTTCAAGCTATTCGGGATGATGACCCTGTCATCTTCCTGGAGAACAAGATGTTGTATGACACCATGGGTGAAGTTCCTGATGGGGCCTATACCGTCCCCTTCGGTGAGGCCCGAGTGGTACGCGATGGCAAAGATGTCATGATCGTAGCCATCGGCCGCATGGTTCACATTGCTGAGGAAGCAGCTCGCAAGCTGCAGTCCGAAGGTATATCTGCGTGTGTGATCGATCCGCGTACAACCTCGCCGCTTGATGAAGATACCTTGATGGACTTCGCCGAAGAGATCGGTCGGGTTGTCATCGTGGATGAGGCGAACCCGCGTTGCGGTATCGCTGCCGATATCTCGGCACTGCTGGCTGATAAATGCTTCGACTCGCTCAAAGCGCCGATCAAAATGGTCACTGCGCCGCACACTCCAGTGCCTTATGCCCCGAATCTTGAGGATGCATATGTGCCTAATGCCGAGGCGGTTATCCGCGCGGTCAAGTCGATCGTTAAGAGGTAA
- a CDS encoding acetoin dehydrogenase dihydrolipoyllysine-residue acetyltransferase subunit — protein MSIEAVTIPKWGMTMTEGIVADWLVAEGDEVSRGQEIIEVESTKTTNAVESAASGILRRIVVQVGDTAPVGALVGVIADASVSDEDIDAFIASFADANGGAVEEDPNAPVVKGVDVGDGRVVNVLTMGAESDESVVLIHGFGGDLSTWLFNQDAFAKDYRVVAVDLPGHGASTPIQGSNVFEDLVGAVDRALETVAPGKMHLVAHSFGGAVAAALAARQSGRVASLSLIAPVGLGKQINKTFLDDFISAERRRPLKEVLERLLADPSKISNDMIEGTLRFKRLEGVPEALSAIRDTIVDADGQQRHWIAGTIADFNGPVALIWGQKDQIVPLPGEQQIPSRAKLKVVNAVGHMPQMEAASEVNALVLDNIAQAK, from the coding sequence ATGTCGATTGAAGCAGTCACCATCCCCAAGTGGGGCATGACGATGACCGAAGGCATTGTCGCCGATTGGCTAGTAGCCGAAGGTGATGAGGTCTCCCGGGGCCAGGAAATCATCGAGGTAGAATCGACCAAAACCACCAATGCGGTGGAGTCGGCTGCAAGTGGCATTCTTCGTCGCATCGTCGTCCAAGTCGGTGATACCGCGCCGGTAGGGGCGCTTGTAGGCGTCATCGCCGATGCTTCAGTAAGCGATGAGGACATCGATGCCTTTATTGCTTCGTTCGCTGACGCCAACGGTGGAGCAGTTGAGGAAGATCCGAACGCGCCTGTCGTCAAGGGTGTAGACGTCGGTGACGGTCGTGTTGTGAACGTCCTGACCATGGGCGCAGAGTCGGACGAAAGCGTCGTCCTGATTCATGGCTTCGGAGGCGACCTCTCCACTTGGCTGTTCAACCAGGACGCGTTTGCGAAAGATTACCGTGTCGTCGCCGTAGACTTGCCTGGGCATGGCGCATCTACTCCGATCCAGGGCAGCAACGTCTTCGAGGATCTGGTAGGCGCCGTCGACCGTGCTCTCGAAACCGTAGCGCCGGGCAAGATGCACCTTGTAGCTCACTCATTCGGTGGTGCGGTTGCGGCAGCATTAGCTGCACGCCAGTCGGGTCGAGTGGCATCGCTGTCGCTGATCGCTCCTGTGGGCCTTGGTAAGCAGATCAACAAGACCTTCCTGGATGACTTCATCTCTGCAGAGCGTCGCCGTCCGTTGAAGGAAGTGCTTGAGCGTCTGCTGGCTGATCCGTCGAAGATCAGCAACGATATGATCGAGGGCACTCTGCGCTTCAAGCGTCTCGAAGGTGTGCCGGAGGCGCTCTCCGCTATCCGTGACACCATCGTTGACGCAGATGGCCAGCAGCGGCACTGGATTGCCGGCACCATCGCCGACTTCAATGGCCCGGTAGCCCTGATTTGGGGTCAAAAGGATCAGATTGTTCCGCTGCCAGGCGAACAGCAGATCCCATCGCGAGCCAAGCTGAAAGTAGTTAACGCCGTTGGGCACATGCCTCAGATGGAAGCCGCTTCGGAAGTTAATGCTCTGGTTCTGGATAACATCGCCCAAGCGAAGTGA
- a CDS encoding biotin carboxylase N-terminal domain-containing protein yields the protein MKKLLIANRGEIAIRIIRAAKDYGVTSVAIYSDVDASSLHVELADEAYGLGPGRPADTYLNIQKIVEVAKRAGADAVHPGYGFLSERAEFAQAVLDAGLAWVGPSPDVIRALGDKVEARHIAQAVGAPLVKGTPGPLANAREAIEFAKEAGLPLAIKAAFGGGGRGMKVAHKLDEVGQLFESAVREATEAFGRGECYAEQFLEQPRHIEAQVIADTHGNTVVLGTRDCSLQRRNQKLVEEAPAPYISETQRASIHKAARDICSRAGYVGAGTVEFLLSRNGTISFLEVNTRLQVEHPVTEVTTGVDIVVEQLRIADGLQLSVLETPEPRGHAFEFRINAEDPGRGFLPTPGRIEKFRPPSGPGVRLDTGVESGSTIPGLYDSMMAKLIVFGETREEAVKRARRALSEFQIEGVASVLPFHRAVMEEEKFNGTADFGVYTNWIETEFKGLPPAGRVDYVEDQLVRCVVEIDGKIHRLGVPSALFSFNKTDNTVPAVTKSENANSVGSPIPGTLQQWLVQDGDAVSKGETVALVEAMKMETQVVAKLDGKIKILVDVGSAVTLGEELATIEQDTH from the coding sequence ATGAAGAAGTTACTCATCGCAAACCGAGGTGAAATCGCAATCCGCATCATCCGGGCTGCGAAGGATTATGGTGTGACTTCCGTCGCTATCTATTCGGACGTCGACGCTTCATCCCTTCATGTAGAGCTTGCCGACGAAGCTTATGGTTTGGGGCCAGGCCGCCCAGCTGACACTTACCTCAACATCCAAAAAATTGTTGAAGTCGCCAAACGTGCGGGGGCGGATGCTGTACACCCAGGCTACGGCTTCCTATCTGAGCGAGCAGAGTTCGCACAGGCTGTGCTGGATGCCGGCTTGGCATGGGTTGGCCCATCGCCTGATGTGATTCGGGCGCTGGGCGACAAAGTTGAAGCACGACACATTGCCCAGGCTGTAGGCGCACCGTTGGTTAAAGGTACCCCTGGCCCGCTGGCAAACGCACGCGAAGCTATTGAATTCGCTAAAGAGGCAGGTTTGCCTCTCGCGATCAAAGCTGCATTTGGCGGTGGCGGTCGCGGCATGAAAGTCGCGCACAAGCTTGATGAAGTAGGTCAGCTGTTCGAGTCAGCGGTACGTGAAGCGACGGAAGCTTTTGGGCGCGGTGAATGTTATGCGGAGCAGTTCCTTGAGCAACCTCGTCACATCGAGGCCCAAGTGATTGCCGATACCCATGGCAACACCGTTGTGCTTGGCACGCGTGACTGCTCGCTGCAACGTCGTAATCAGAAACTGGTGGAAGAGGCGCCTGCCCCTTACATCTCTGAGACACAGCGCGCGTCTATCCATAAGGCTGCACGGGATATCTGCAGTAGAGCGGGTTACGTAGGGGCGGGGACTGTAGAGTTTCTGCTGTCTCGTAACGGTACGATTTCTTTCCTGGAGGTAAACACTCGCCTGCAGGTAGAGCACCCGGTAACCGAAGTCACTACCGGCGTTGACATCGTTGTCGAGCAGTTGCGTATCGCAGATGGACTGCAACTCTCAGTTCTGGAGACTCCGGAGCCTCGTGGGCATGCCTTTGAGTTTCGGATTAACGCCGAAGACCCTGGGCGTGGGTTCCTGCCGACCCCAGGTCGTATCGAAAAATTCCGACCGCCATCTGGGCCAGGCGTGCGCCTCGATACGGGTGTTGAGAGCGGTTCAACCATCCCCGGGCTGTATGACTCGATGATGGCAAAACTCATCGTCTTTGGTGAGACGCGTGAGGAGGCGGTTAAACGTGCCCGCCGAGCATTGTCCGAGTTTCAGATTGAAGGGGTGGCTTCGGTACTGCCTTTCCATCGGGCGGTTATGGAAGAAGAGAAGTTCAATGGCACCGCTGATTTTGGTGTTTACACGAACTGGATTGAAACAGAGTTTAAAGGGCTGCCTCCTGCAGGACGTGTAGATTACGTTGAGGATCAGTTGGTTCGATGTGTGGTTGAGATTGATGGAAAAATTCATCGCCTTGGCGTGCCGTCTGCCTTGTTCTCGTTTAACAAGACTGACAATACTGTCCCGGCTGTAACTAAGTCGGAGAATGCCAATTCTGTAGGCTCGCCTATTCCTGGGACGCTTCAGCAGTGGCTTGTTCAGGATGGAGATGCAGTTAGTAAGGGTGAAACAGTTGCGCTTGTCGAGGCGATGAAAATGGAAACGCAAGTGGTGGCCAAGCTGGATGGTAAAATAAAGATCTTGGTCGATGTGGGGTCTGCCGTTACACTCGGTGAAGAATTAGCGACAATTGAGCAAGATACTCACTAA
- a CDS encoding putative hydro-lyase: MEPIKEMQAKSAAQVRQMIRAGDLRVPTSGFADGFMQANLMILPKRFADDFKIFCDLNPKSCPLVAMGKPGDPSLPLAGEIDIRTDVARYRVYRNGVHTETVDSLVDLWRDDFVTFALGCSFSFENAILNAGIEIRHISANRNVPMYVTNLPTEEYGPFKGSMVVSMRAFRPKDTIKAIVLSERFPLAHGAPVHIGDPSLIGITDIDRPDFGDAPVYREGDIFGFWACGVTPQMAIKQAGVDIAITHEPGYMLVTDLAADSPDLSVA; encoded by the coding sequence ATGGAACCAATTAAAGAAATGCAAGCGAAGTCTGCCGCTCAAGTGAGGCAGATGATCCGTGCTGGTGACCTAAGGGTTCCAACGAGCGGTTTCGCTGATGGCTTCATGCAAGCCAACTTGATGATCCTGCCCAAGCGTTTTGCGGATGATTTCAAAATCTTCTGCGACTTGAATCCCAAAAGCTGCCCGCTGGTTGCCATGGGCAAACCAGGCGATCCGTCTCTGCCACTCGCTGGTGAGATCGATATTCGGACTGATGTGGCGCGTTATCGTGTCTATCGTAACGGCGTGCATACCGAAACGGTTGATTCGCTGGTTGACCTGTGGCGGGATGATTTTGTGACATTTGCATTGGGCTGCTCGTTCTCGTTCGAGAACGCCATCCTCAATGCAGGCATTGAGATCCGGCATATCAGTGCGAATCGGAATGTGCCTATGTACGTCACGAATCTCCCAACTGAAGAGTACGGGCCTTTCAAAGGATCCATGGTTGTTTCCATGCGTGCCTTCCGCCCGAAAGACACCATCAAGGCGATCGTTCTGTCCGAGCGCTTCCCGTTGGCTCATGGTGCGCCGGTACACATCGGTGACCCTTCGCTGATCGGGATCACAGACATTGATCGTCCTGACTTTGGTGATGCACCCGTCTATCGCGAAGGCGACATTTTCGGCTTCTGGGCATGCGGTGTTACGCCTCAAATGGCGATCAAGCAAGCCGGCGTAGATATTGCTATCACCCACGAGCCTGGTTACATGCTCGTGACTGATCTGGCAGCAGACTCTCCCGATCTGTCTGTCGCTTAG
- a CDS encoding urea amidolyase family protein — translation MFKTLQFLPAGSNRFIVELDDLESTIALGDALQSARIEGVIEVIPGAVTLHVSFDPFVTTARQLYAQISSLTPQAGSSRSGDLVEIPVSYDGEDLEFVAGYLGWSVEELIRRHRAATFTVAFTGFAPGFAYMTCDDPELVVPRRDSPRVRIPAGSVALAGRFCGVYPSDTPGGWQLLGTTVVPMWDVNRAQAALLKPGDRVRFTEATADQAPGVVVKPKPFADETVGNGFKVVATDRPLLFQDLGRAGNAHQGVSQSGAADLHALRLANELLGNDEAAVALEVTYGGATFEAEMPVTLAVTGAPVPVVVTTAHGRLITLSTAVPIALDAGDTLTLGVPQQGVRSYVALRGGLAAPKILGSASTDTLAKVGPEPLTAGAVLQVAGDVRGSVSAGHLAESNLPGSADVVVLDVVMGPRTDWFTPEAIRTFTEQAWTVTPESNRIGVRLNGASALTRECADELPSEGTSRGSIQVPRNGQPVLFLADHPLTGGYPVIAVVAEHHLSLAAQIPIGARIRFNAITGFDPQVKETER, via the coding sequence ATGTTCAAGACGCTGCAATTTCTTCCTGCGGGATCGAACCGCTTCATCGTTGAGCTTGATGATCTCGAATCGACCATCGCTCTCGGTGATGCGCTTCAATCTGCCCGCATTGAGGGCGTCATTGAAGTCATCCCTGGCGCAGTAACGCTCCATGTTTCATTCGATCCTTTCGTTACGACTGCACGGCAGTTGTACGCTCAAATTTCTTCCCTGACGCCACAAGCTGGCAGCAGTCGCTCCGGTGACCTGGTCGAGATCCCGGTGAGTTACGACGGCGAAGACCTTGAATTCGTTGCGGGGTATCTTGGCTGGTCGGTCGAGGAGCTAATTCGTCGCCACCGGGCCGCAACTTTCACCGTCGCCTTTACAGGGTTCGCGCCAGGGTTTGCTTACATGACCTGTGACGATCCTGAATTGGTTGTCCCACGTCGTGATAGCCCACGGGTACGTATCCCGGCGGGTTCGGTTGCGCTGGCTGGTCGCTTCTGTGGAGTTTATCCGTCCGACACTCCCGGAGGCTGGCAATTGCTGGGAACCACGGTAGTCCCGATGTGGGATGTGAACCGTGCGCAGGCCGCTCTGCTGAAGCCAGGTGATCGAGTTCGATTTACTGAGGCGACGGCGGATCAGGCACCAGGCGTCGTAGTGAAACCAAAGCCTTTCGCAGATGAAACTGTGGGTAACGGGTTCAAAGTCGTAGCTACTGACAGACCCTTGCTGTTCCAGGATTTGGGCCGTGCCGGTAATGCGCACCAGGGTGTTTCTCAATCCGGTGCTGCTGATTTGCATGCGCTTCGTCTTGCCAACGAACTGCTCGGAAATGACGAAGCAGCTGTTGCCCTAGAAGTAACCTATGGTGGTGCGACCTTCGAGGCAGAAATGCCTGTGACTCTGGCAGTGACCGGAGCACCAGTGCCTGTCGTTGTGACAACTGCACATGGTCGGCTAATTACCCTATCTACCGCTGTACCGATCGCTTTGGATGCAGGGGACACGCTAACGCTGGGTGTACCGCAGCAGGGTGTTCGTAGCTATGTTGCTCTGCGAGGCGGCTTGGCTGCGCCGAAGATCCTAGGTTCTGCCTCTACAGACACTCTGGCCAAAGTTGGGCCTGAGCCGCTCACTGCCGGCGCAGTACTCCAGGTTGCGGGTGATGTACGTGGATCGGTTTCTGCAGGACATTTGGCTGAGTCGAATCTCCCAGGAAGCGCCGATGTTGTCGTGCTCGATGTCGTGATGGGGCCGCGCACTGACTGGTTCACTCCTGAGGCCATCCGGACATTCACTGAGCAGGCCTGGACAGTCACGCCCGAATCAAACCGCATCGGTGTGCGACTTAATGGCGCCAGTGCGCTGACCCGGGAATGTGCGGATGAGCTGCCCTCTGAAGGTACATCCAGAGGTTCGATCCAAGTACCACGTAATGGCCAACCTGTGCTGTTCCTGGCAGACCACCCGCTCACAGGTGGCTACCCGGTGATTGCCGTGGTTGCCGAGCATCACCTTTCGCTGGCGGCGCAGATCCCGATCGGTGCACGCATCCGCTTTAACGCCATCACTGGCTTTGATCCGCAAGTAAAGGAAACAGAACGATGA
- a CDS encoding OsmC family protein — MSEHFAKVVWAAVDHKEKPGTYSRDLEVIFSDTAKVEASAASDYLGTAEKADPEQLLVSALASCHMLYFLAICEGQGYVVSSYSDNAKGIVAKREEGGFWVSEIILNPKVEFSSEKQPDRNALERLHHRAHKGCFIANSIKTVVKVEIA, encoded by the coding sequence ATGTCTGAGCATTTCGCAAAAGTCGTTTGGGCCGCAGTTGATCACAAAGAGAAGCCGGGTACCTATAGTCGTGACCTGGAAGTGATCTTTAGTGACACTGCAAAAGTTGAAGCTTCGGCGGCTTCAGATTATTTGGGCACAGCTGAAAAGGCGGATCCCGAGCAGTTGCTTGTGAGTGCTTTGGCCAGCTGTCATATGTTGTACTTCCTGGCCATATGCGAGGGGCAGGGATATGTGGTGTCCAGCTACAGCGATAATGCCAAAGGTATTGTAGCTAAGCGCGAAGAGGGTGGTTTTTGGGTTTCGGAGATTATTCTGAACCCTAAAGTAGAATTCAGCTCTGAGAAGCAACCGGATCGAAACGCCTTGGAGCGTTTACATCACCGTGCTCATAAAGGTTGTTTCATTGCCAATTCGATCAAGACTGTTGTTAAAGTCGAGATCGCCTAA